Proteins encoded in a region of the Podarcis muralis chromosome 6, rPodMur119.hap1.1, whole genome shotgun sequence genome:
- the LOC114596873 gene encoding proline-rich protein 5 isoform X2 yields the protein MRTLRRLKFMSSPSLSDLGKREPASLDERGTQQRRACSNATWNSIHNGVIAVFQRKGLAEHELYNLNEGVRQLLKTELGSFFTEYLQNQLLTKGMVILRDKIRFYEGQKLLDTLAETWDFFFSDVLPMLQAIFYPVQGKEPSVRQLSLLHFRNIITLNIKLEDALSRSRARVPPSIIQMLLILQGVHESKGVTEDYLKLENLLQKVVSPYLGTYGLYSSDGPIPHSSCILEKRFFRRSKSGDILTKNPVVRSKSYNNPLLTPVAEYETEGVAPNGTGIRRHSVSEMTSCTEMQGYSNLTTITDNGSKTSMITMKNSQSGESERLSASSAQCPSNLNAPEQQKGFFYARDDQKRAFELARDSDLIAIAPTASPENIVDQILESIESDSDGIFIDFSQSCSSSSGYNVDVSRQSLV from the exons ATGAGGACTCTTCGCAGGTTGAAGTTCATGAGTTCGCCCAGCCTCAGTGACCTGGGCAAGAGAGAGCCGGCATCCTTGGATGAGCGGGGGACCCAGCAGCGACGGGCCTGCTCCAACGCCACCTGGAACAG TATCCATAATGGAGTCATAGCTGTGTTCCAGCGAAAAGGTCTTGCAGAACACGAGCTCTACAATCTGAATGAAGGAGTCAG GCAACTACTGAAAACTGAGTTGGGATCATTTTTTACTGAATATTTACAG AACCAGCTGCTTACAAAAGGCATGGTGATCCTGAGGGACAAGATCCGGTTTTATGAAG GACAGAAACTTCTGGATACCTTGGCTGAAACGTGGGATTTCTTTTTCAGTGATGTCTTGCCCATGCTTCAGGCTATATTCTATCCTGTGCAG GGAAAGGAGCCCTCTGTCCGACAACTGTCTCTGCTGCACTTCAGGAATATTATAACTCTCAATATTAAATTGGAAGATGCCTTGTCCCGTTCCCGAGCGAGGGTTCCTCCTTCCATTATTCAGATGTTACTTATCCTACAG GGTGTTCATGAATCAAAAGGGGTGACCGAAGACTATTTGAAACTGGAAAACCTGTTGCAGAAGGTTGTTTCTCCTTACTTGGGCACCTATGGCTTGTATTCCAGCGATGGGCCTATCCCACACTCATCCTGCATTTTAG AAAAACGTTTCTTCCGGCGATCCAAATCGGGGGACATCCTGACCAAGAACCCGGTGGTGAGATCCAAAAGTTACAACAATCCTTTGCTGACTCCAGTAGCTGAGTACGAAACGGAGGGCGTGGCCCCCAATGGCACTGGCATCCGAAGGCACTCTGTTTCCGAAATGACTTCCTGCACGGAGATGCAGGGCTACTCCAACCTCACAACCATCACAGACAATGGTTCCAAGACCTCCATGATCACCATGAAGAATTCGCAGTCAGGAGAGTCAGAGAGGCTTTCTGCCAGTTCAGCGCAGTGCCCCAGCAACCTCAATGCACCTGAGCAACAGAAGGGATTCTTTTACGCAAGAGATGACCAAAAGAGAGCATTTGAGCTGGCCAGGGACTCAGACTTGATTGCCATAGCCCCTACAGCCAGCCCTGAAAATATAGTGGACCAAATTTTGGAGTCTATTGAGTCAGATTCTGATGGGATTTTCATTGATTTCAGCCAGAGCTGCTCAAGTTCATCGGGGTACAATGTGGATGTGAGCAGGCAGAGCCTTGTCTGA
- the LOC114596873 gene encoding proline-rich protein 5 isoform X3, with protein MSSPSLSDLGKREPASLDERGTQQRRACSNATWNSIHNGVIAVFQRKGLAEHELYNLNEGVRQLLKTELGSFFTEYLQNQLLTKGMVILRDKIRFYEGQKLLDTLAETWDFFFSDVLPMLQAIFYPVQGKEPSVRQLSLLHFRNIITLNIKLEDALSRSRARVPPSIIQMLLILQGVHESKGVTEDYLKLENLLQKVVSPYLGTYGLYSSDGPIPHSSCILEKRFFRRSKSGDILTKNPVVRSKSYNNPLLTPVAEYETEGVAPNGTGIRRHSVSEMTSCTEMQGYSNLTTITDNGSKTSMITMKNSQSGESERLSASSAQCPSNLNAPEQQKGFFYARDDQKRAFELARDSDLIAIAPTASPENIVDQILESIESDSDGIFIDFSQSCSSSSGYNVDVSRQSLV; from the exons ATGAGTTCGCCCAGCCTCAGTGACCTGGGCAAGAGAGAGCCGGCATCCTTGGATGAGCGGGGGACCCAGCAGCGACGGGCCTGCTCCAACGCCACCTGGAACAG TATCCATAATGGAGTCATAGCTGTGTTCCAGCGAAAAGGTCTTGCAGAACACGAGCTCTACAATCTGAATGAAGGAGTCAG GCAACTACTGAAAACTGAGTTGGGATCATTTTTTACTGAATATTTACAG AACCAGCTGCTTACAAAAGGCATGGTGATCCTGAGGGACAAGATCCGGTTTTATGAAG GACAGAAACTTCTGGATACCTTGGCTGAAACGTGGGATTTCTTTTTCAGTGATGTCTTGCCCATGCTTCAGGCTATATTCTATCCTGTGCAG GGAAAGGAGCCCTCTGTCCGACAACTGTCTCTGCTGCACTTCAGGAATATTATAACTCTCAATATTAAATTGGAAGATGCCTTGTCCCGTTCCCGAGCGAGGGTTCCTCCTTCCATTATTCAGATGTTACTTATCCTACAG GGTGTTCATGAATCAAAAGGGGTGACCGAAGACTATTTGAAACTGGAAAACCTGTTGCAGAAGGTTGTTTCTCCTTACTTGGGCACCTATGGCTTGTATTCCAGCGATGGGCCTATCCCACACTCATCCTGCATTTTAG AAAAACGTTTCTTCCGGCGATCCAAATCGGGGGACATCCTGACCAAGAACCCGGTGGTGAGATCCAAAAGTTACAACAATCCTTTGCTGACTCCAGTAGCTGAGTACGAAACGGAGGGCGTGGCCCCCAATGGCACTGGCATCCGAAGGCACTCTGTTTCCGAAATGACTTCCTGCACGGAGATGCAGGGCTACTCCAACCTCACAACCATCACAGACAATGGTTCCAAGACCTCCATGATCACCATGAAGAATTCGCAGTCAGGAGAGTCAGAGAGGCTTTCTGCCAGTTCAGCGCAGTGCCCCAGCAACCTCAATGCACCTGAGCAACAGAAGGGATTCTTTTACGCAAGAGATGACCAAAAGAGAGCATTTGAGCTGGCCAGGGACTCAGACTTGATTGCCATAGCCCCTACAGCCAGCCCTGAAAATATAGTGGACCAAATTTTGGAGTCTATTGAGTCAGATTCTGATGGGATTTTCATTGATTTCAGCCAGAGCTGCTCAAGTTCATCGGGGTACAATGTGGATGTGAGCAGGCAGAGCCTTGTCTGA